In Cyprinus carpio isolate SPL01 chromosome A1, ASM1834038v1, whole genome shotgun sequence, the following proteins share a genomic window:
- the LOC109066718 gene encoding relaxin-3-like, whose protein sequence is MCKAAVLTLGLLAALLRGAQATDGHPMYGVKLCGREFIRAVIFTCGGSRWRRSLDVSGDLSSDLLSAHDDEASDSWIANPLIPGLSYRPRPDAETPVWAGEGQESPVFSRPARSLISEEVLEALRTSDRKGRDVVVGLSNACCKWGCSKSEISSLC, encoded by the exons ATGTGTAAAGCTGCAGTTCTCACACTCGGCCTGCTGGCGGCGCTGCTGCGCGGCGCTCAGGCCACAGACGGACACCCGATGTACGGAGTGAAGCTGTGCGGCAGGGAGTTCATCCGGGCGGTCATCTTCACCTGCGGAGGCTCGCGGTGGAGGAGGTCTCTGGATGTTTCAG GTGATCTGTCCAGTGATCTGCTCTCTGCTCATGACGACGAGGCCTCTGACAGCTGGATCGCCAACCCTCTCATCCCTGGACTGTCATACAGACCCCGTCCCGACGCAGAGACCCCTGTCTGGGCAGGAGAGGGCCAGGAGAGCCCCGTGTTCAGCCGCCCCGCCCGCTCACTCATCTCAGAGGAAGTGCTGGAGGCCTTGCGCACGTCAGACAGGAAGGGGCGGGACGTGGTCGTTGGGCTGTCCAATGCCTGCTGTAAATGGGGCTGCAGTAAGAGCGAAATCAGTTCATTATGTTAA